The Luteolibacter rhizosphaerae genome has a segment encoding these proteins:
- a CDS encoding N-acetylmuramoyl-L-alanine amidase family protein — protein MPASPSTAGPAFWRALRVLVLLSLGLLAQAQARFSTVVIDAGHGGKDKGAYWGGVRESHLTLQVAQRLEALLKKKGMKTAMTRRSDTFVSLGSRVAVANRHRSSVFVSIHFNACPDRRYRGVETFYAGPAGRKLAVAIQGRLASRLKTSNRGVKQKSYKVLRLTSSPAVLVECGFMSNTAERGRCRTAVYQQAAAQAICDGIIAAR, from the coding sequence ATGCCTGCGTCCCCCTCCACCGCCGGCCCGGCGTTCTGGCGAGCGCTCCGGGTGTTGGTCCTGCTGTCCTTGGGACTATTAGCCCAAGCGCAGGCTCGCTTCTCGACGGTGGTGATCGATGCCGGGCACGGCGGTAAGGACAAGGGGGCCTACTGGGGCGGGGTGAGGGAATCCCATCTGACCCTACAAGTGGCGCAGCGGCTGGAGGCGCTGCTGAAAAAGAAGGGGATGAAGACGGCGATGACGCGGCGGAGCGACACCTTCGTCTCGCTGGGCAGCCGGGTGGCGGTGGCCAACCGACACCGGTCCTCGGTGTTCGTGAGCATCCATTTCAATGCGTGTCCGGACCGGCGCTACCGGGGTGTGGAGACCTTCTATGCCGGGCCGGCGGGGCGGAAGCTGGCGGTGGCGATTCAGGGCCGGCTTGCCTCGCGGCTGAAGACGAGCAATCGCGGGGTGAAGCAGAAGAGCTACAAGGTGCTGCGCTTGACCTCGAGTCCGGCGGTGCTGGTGGAGTGCGGCTTCATGAGCAACACGGCGGAACGCGGGCGGTGCCGGACGGCGGTTTATCAGCAGGCGGCGGCGCAGGCGATTTGTGACGGGATCATAGCGGCGCGGTGA
- a CDS encoding L,D-transpeptidase — protein sequence MNASRALLLLIPFLPSCTLFQPKEPPKASQVLHDWNDDGGPGELSVEIDLAKQVATYKRGDRPVGWSFVSTGKEGHSTRPGSYTVTEKMDLKHSNRYGWIADAAGNVTNGDAKPTTPVPAGEFYHPAPMHYWMRITNYGVGLHAGEIPVPGEAASHGCIRLPRDFVPTLYRAVKVGTPVKVLSGTTTRQKRLDA from the coding sequence ATGAACGCCTCCCGCGCCCTCCTCCTCCTGATTCCATTCCTCCCCTCCTGCACCCTCTTCCAGCCGAAGGAGCCCCCGAAAGCCAGCCAGGTTCTCCACGATTGGAACGATGACGGCGGTCCCGGGGAGCTGAGCGTGGAGATTGATCTGGCTAAGCAGGTGGCCACCTACAAGAGGGGCGATCGACCCGTCGGCTGGTCCTTCGTCTCCACCGGCAAGGAGGGCCACTCAACCCGCCCGGGCAGCTACACCGTCACCGAGAAGATGGATTTGAAGCATTCCAACCGCTATGGCTGGATCGCGGACGCGGCAGGAAACGTCACGAATGGCGATGCCAAACCGACCACTCCGGTGCCCGCAGGAGAGTTCTACCACCCCGCCCCGATGCACTATTGGATGCGCATCACGAACTACGGCGTAGGCCTCCATGCCGGAGAAATCCCTGTCCCCGGCGAGGCAGCCTCGCACGGCTGCATCCGCCTCCCCCGCGACTTCGTTCCGACCCTCTATCGAGCGGTGAAGGTCGGCACCCCGGTCAAAGTTCTCAGCGGCACGACCACCCGCCAGAAGCGTCTGGACGCCTGA
- the lpxA gene encoding acyl-ACP--UDP-N-acetylglucosamine O-acyltransferase: MPQIHPTALVSPEAELDDDVSVGPFSVIEGPVQLAAGVKVAGHVSISGRTRIGEGSSIGWGSIVGIDPQDLSFDSSCTSGVVIGPRNTLREYVTIHRGSKSGSDTVMGEGNFLMTGVHLAHDVRLGDNNILANNVLLGGHVHVGNKAFLGGTACFHQFVKVGDLAMVQGLTAVSQDVPPYCIAYGINQLAGLNSVGLKRAGLTADERAAIKRAYQLVFHPLKRRHEALAEAAELDWPACAKSFIEAVSSPSKKGVMSP, encoded by the coding sequence GTGCCGCAGATCCATCCCACCGCCCTCGTCTCTCCGGAAGCCGAACTCGACGATGACGTCAGCGTCGGCCCCTTCTCCGTGATCGAGGGTCCGGTCCAGCTCGCCGCCGGAGTGAAGGTCGCCGGCCATGTCTCCATCTCCGGCCGCACCCGCATCGGGGAGGGCAGCAGCATCGGCTGGGGCTCCATTGTCGGCATCGATCCACAGGACCTTTCTTTCGACTCATCCTGCACCTCCGGCGTGGTGATCGGCCCGCGCAATACCCTGCGCGAATACGTCACCATCCACCGCGGCTCGAAGTCCGGCAGCGACACCGTCATGGGCGAAGGCAATTTCCTCATGACCGGCGTGCACCTTGCCCACGACGTCCGGCTCGGGGATAACAATATTCTCGCGAACAACGTCCTACTCGGAGGCCACGTGCATGTCGGAAACAAGGCCTTCCTCGGTGGCACCGCCTGCTTCCACCAATTCGTGAAAGTCGGCGACCTCGCCATGGTCCAAGGCCTCACCGCCGTCAGCCAGGACGTGCCGCCCTATTGCATCGCCTATGGCATCAACCAGCTCGCCGGCCTGAACTCGGTCGGCCTCAAGCGCGCCGGCCTCACGGCCGATGAACGCGCCGCCATCAAGCGCGCCTACCAGCTCGTCTTCCACCCCCTCAAGCGCCGCCACGAAGCTCTCGCGGAAGCCGCCGAACTCGACTGGCCCGCCTGCGCCAAGAGCTTCATTGAAGCCGTCTCCAGCCCATCTAAGAAGGGCGTGATGAGCCCCTGA
- a CDS encoding family 43 glycosylhydrolase, translating into MNPLLGKHVSLVVAALTTVSFQASAQDAPSATFRNPVIAGDFCDPSVILVGDTYYATGTSSEWAPYYPIYTSKDLVNWQHVGHVFDKKPEWTSGSFWAPELYHHNGTFYVYYTARKKSDNISVIGVATSKDPSKGFTDHGIICEWGSEAIDGFVFKDNDGKFYFSWKAYGLERGKDVTLIFQEMTDDLLKLKGETVEILKADGKPISAEGQVMTRRGDWYYVFYSPKGCCGRGCDYELSVARSKSLKGPWEPSPVNPILSGGDEWTCPGHGTLVDLPDKRSYFLYHAYNKKENVYTGRQGMLGELTWQDNGWPIFADGTTPATTAASPFGKSQAPLPADFVQTFDTPELSPSWLWDLQREPKTSVAEGQLQLGVADAAEPSLAGTFFGTRVQKGDYTLTATIDPSGPVQEGIAIYGDSKSAFALRIEGENVVLSKVEKGEAKQLASTALPAGSKTQLRMSVREGHLFSFSASGDGKDWKPVGEPSIDGAFIPPWDRAPRAGLVVAGKPGDTGKFDSFELRYTKP; encoded by the coding sequence ATGAATCCGCTCCTCGGAAAACACGTTTCACTGGTGGTCGCCGCCCTGACCACCGTCTCTTTCCAAGCCTCCGCCCAAGACGCGCCTTCCGCGACCTTCCGCAATCCCGTCATCGCCGGTGACTTCTGCGACCCCAGCGTCATCCTCGTCGGCGATACCTACTACGCCACGGGCACTTCCTCGGAGTGGGCGCCCTACTACCCGATCTACACCTCAAAGGACCTCGTCAACTGGCAGCACGTCGGCCATGTCTTCGACAAGAAGCCGGAGTGGACCTCGGGCAGCTTCTGGGCCCCCGAGCTCTACCATCACAACGGCACTTTCTACGTCTACTACACCGCTCGTAAGAAGTCGGATAACATCTCAGTGATCGGCGTCGCCACCAGTAAGGACCCGTCGAAGGGCTTCACCGATCACGGCATCATCTGCGAATGGGGCTCCGAGGCCATCGACGGCTTCGTCTTCAAGGACAACGACGGCAAGTTCTACTTCTCTTGGAAAGCCTACGGTCTGGAGCGCGGCAAGGACGTCACCCTCATCTTCCAGGAAATGACCGATGATCTCCTGAAGCTGAAGGGCGAGACGGTCGAGATCCTGAAGGCCGATGGCAAGCCGATCTCCGCCGAGGGTCAGGTCATGACCCGCCGCGGCGACTGGTACTACGTCTTCTACTCGCCGAAGGGCTGCTGCGGCAGGGGCTGCGACTATGAGCTCTCGGTCGCCCGCTCCAAGAGCCTGAAGGGCCCATGGGAACCCTCCCCCGTGAACCCCATCCTCTCCGGCGGCGATGAATGGACCTGCCCCGGCCACGGCACCTTGGTCGATCTCCCCGACAAGCGCAGCTACTTCCTCTACCACGCCTACAACAAGAAGGAGAACGTCTACACCGGTCGCCAGGGCATGCTCGGCGAACTCACTTGGCAAGACAACGGCTGGCCCATCTTCGCCGATGGCACCACCCCTGCCACCACCGCGGCTTCTCCCTTCGGCAAGTCGCAAGCTCCTCTGCCCGCCGACTTCGTTCAAACCTTCGACACGCCCGAGCTCTCGCCCTCATGGCTGTGGGATCTCCAGCGCGAGCCCAAGACCAGCGTTGCGGAAGGCCAGCTTCAACTCGGCGTCGCGGATGCCGCCGAGCCCAGCCTCGCCGGAACCTTCTTCGGCACCCGCGTCCAGAAGGGCGACTACACCCTCACCGCCACCATCGACCCAAGCGGCCCCGTACAAGAGGGCATCGCCATCTACGGCGACTCCAAAAGTGCCTTCGCCCTCCGCATCGAAGGCGAGAACGTCGTCCTCTCGAAGGTCGAGAAAGGCGAAGCCAAACAGCTCGCCAGCACCGCCCTTCCCGCAGGCTCCAAGACCCAGCTCCGCATGAGCGTCCGCGAAGGCCACCTCTTCAGCTTCTCCGCCAGTGGCGATGGCAAGGACTGGAAGCCCGTCGGCGAGCCCTCCATCGACGGCGCCTTCATTCCGCCTTGGGACCGCGCCCCTCGCGCCGGTCTCGTCGTCGCCGGCAAGCCGGGCGACACCGGCAAGTTCGATTCCTTCGAGCTCCGCTACACGAAGCCTTGA
- a CDS encoding SixA phosphatase family protein, producing MELLVIRHAKAEAHGHPGGDGERALVAKGFEQSEKLGRFLKKIDRRPDVVLTSPLVRARQTAERLCEAAEMPGPVVQGWLACGMDPETAIRELVAFSDFGRVAIVGHEPDLSSLIEWLLGCSGSSVEVKKASISGLLVHPPAWHARLLFHIPPGMVGE from the coding sequence ATGGAACTGCTCGTCATTCGTCACGCAAAGGCCGAAGCCCACGGGCATCCCGGCGGGGATGGCGAGCGCGCACTGGTCGCCAAGGGCTTCGAGCAATCGGAGAAGCTGGGTCGGTTTTTGAAGAAGATCGACCGGCGGCCGGACGTCGTTCTAACGAGTCCGCTGGTGCGGGCGCGGCAAACGGCGGAGCGGCTGTGTGAAGCTGCGGAAATGCCGGGGCCGGTGGTGCAAGGCTGGCTGGCCTGTGGAATGGACCCGGAAACGGCGATCCGCGAGCTGGTGGCCTTCAGCGATTTCGGGCGCGTGGCGATCGTCGGGCACGAGCCGGATTTGTCCTCGCTGATCGAGTGGCTGTTAGGTTGCAGCGGGAGTTCGGTGGAGGTGAAGAAGGCGAGTATCAGCGGGTTGCTGGTGCATCCGCCAGCGTGGCACGCGCGGCTGTTGTTTCACATTCCGCCGGGGATGGTGGGAGAGTGA
- the fabG gene encoding 3-oxoacyl-[acyl-carrier-protein] reductase, giving the protein MQRFAGKTAVVTGGGRGIGGSIAMAFAAEGAKVAVVSRSESSCGKSAEEINALYPGAAKAYAIDVADHEAVQELGKTIIADFGTVNILVNNAGVTRDGLLMRMKEEDWDTVLDTNLKGAFNTVKAFMRVLMKAEDPRIINIASVIGLIGNAGQANYAASKAGLIGFTKSVAKELSGRAVTCNAVAPGFITTDMTGELPEKVREEVLKNIPLSSFGETGDIAAAVLFLASKEARYITGQVLAVDGGMTM; this is encoded by the coding sequence ATGCAACGCTTTGCAGGAAAGACGGCTGTGGTGACGGGCGGTGGACGCGGGATCGGTGGCTCGATCGCGATGGCATTCGCCGCCGAGGGGGCGAAGGTGGCCGTGGTGAGCCGCAGTGAATCGAGCTGCGGGAAGTCCGCGGAGGAGATCAACGCGCTCTATCCGGGAGCAGCGAAGGCTTATGCGATCGACGTGGCCGACCACGAAGCGGTGCAGGAGCTGGGCAAGACGATCATCGCGGACTTCGGCACGGTGAACATCCTGGTGAACAATGCCGGGGTGACGCGGGACGGCCTGCTGATGCGGATGAAGGAAGAGGACTGGGACACGGTGCTCGATACGAATCTCAAGGGTGCCTTCAACACGGTGAAGGCTTTCATGCGGGTGCTGATGAAGGCGGAGGATCCGCGGATCATCAACATCGCCTCCGTGATCGGCCTGATCGGCAATGCGGGGCAGGCGAACTACGCGGCCTCCAAGGCGGGCTTGATCGGCTTCACGAAGTCGGTGGCAAAGGAGCTTTCCGGACGCGCGGTGACCTGCAATGCGGTGGCACCGGGCTTCATCACCACGGACATGACCGGCGAGCTGCCGGAGAAGGTGCGCGAGGAGGTGCTGAAGAACATTCCGCTCTCCAGCTTCGGCGAAACGGGTGACATCGCTGCGGCGGTGCTGTTCCTGGCGAGCAAGGAAGCCCGTTACATCACCGGGCAAGTTCTTGCTGTCGATGGCGGGATGACGATGTAA
- a CDS encoding rhodanese-like domain-containing protein → MDPASITAETPMGDIMGTFPGARRALFSRYHLGGCQSCGFADTETLAELCARSGPLDVAEVRDHLLASHAHDESMMISPAELKAELDSPAPPLLLDTRTREEHEAVSIPGAVFLDQDLQQKIFSADPQRRIILHDHSGKHVLDTCAWFLGHGMKNTRALKGGIDSWSQDIDPKLPRYRLEID, encoded by the coding sequence GTGGACCCCGCCAGCATCACTGCCGAGACCCCGATGGGCGATATCATGGGCACCTTCCCCGGTGCCCGTCGCGCGCTTTTCTCCCGTTATCACCTCGGCGGCTGCCAGAGCTGCGGCTTCGCGGATACGGAGACCCTTGCCGAACTCTGCGCGCGCTCCGGCCCCCTCGATGTCGCGGAAGTGCGCGATCATCTCCTCGCCAGTCACGCGCACGATGAGTCGATGATGATCTCCCCCGCGGAGCTCAAGGCCGAGCTGGACTCCCCGGCTCCGCCCCTGCTCCTCGACACCCGCACCCGCGAGGAGCACGAAGCCGTTAGCATCCCCGGCGCCGTCTTCCTCGATCAGGATCTCCAACAAAAGATCTTCTCCGCCGATCCCCAGCGCCGCATCATCCTCCACGACCACAGCGGCAAGCATGTCCTCGACACCTGCGCCTGGTTCCTCGGCCACGGCATGAAGAACACCCGCGCCCTCAAAGGCGGCATCGACTCATGGAGCCAGGACATCGACCCCAAGCTTCCCAGATACCGCTTGGAGATCGATTGA
- a CDS encoding RsmB/NOP family class I SAM-dependent RNA methyltransferase has translation MRIHRTLAEGCAGILREVFDQGRVLDRILEQVFRANPKWGKRDRGFIAETVFEVTRWRRALAFVAGSETLQALCAAQWNRAGLEVPEWWVWEGYRIPEMTAREELLGSEPRAIHESIPDWLDQRASEELGEEWDPQLTALNRRAPVFLRVNRLRLTPTEAIGWLLENGVESALVHGVPDALVLPDGRSLPKGLAGEGLVEIQDAGSQTIAPLLDVEPGMRVVDACAGAGGKTLHLAALMQGRGEIVAMDVSAAKLSELRRRAARAGTRIIRTETWREDTLKRYAGWADRVLIDAPCSGLGTLRRQPDLKWRLSEGALEKTRRLQRRLLDHYPGLLRPGGKFVYATCSVLPSENEGQIELLRERDGRFAVEEIRKTSPAGSGWDGFFAARLAVP, from the coding sequence GTGAGGATACACCGGACGCTGGCGGAGGGATGTGCAGGGATTCTGCGGGAGGTTTTCGATCAGGGCCGCGTGCTGGACCGGATCCTGGAACAGGTCTTCCGCGCGAACCCGAAGTGGGGCAAGCGCGACCGCGGATTCATCGCGGAGACGGTTTTTGAAGTGACCCGCTGGCGTCGCGCATTGGCCTTCGTGGCCGGGAGCGAGACCTTGCAAGCGCTGTGCGCGGCGCAGTGGAACCGGGCCGGGCTGGAGGTGCCGGAGTGGTGGGTGTGGGAGGGCTACCGGATTCCCGAGATGACGGCTCGTGAGGAGCTGCTGGGCTCCGAGCCACGGGCCATCCACGAGTCGATCCCCGACTGGCTGGACCAGCGGGCGTCCGAGGAGTTGGGCGAGGAATGGGATCCGCAACTCACCGCCCTGAACCGGCGGGCTCCGGTATTCCTGCGGGTGAACCGGCTGCGGCTGACCCCGACCGAGGCGATCGGCTGGTTGCTGGAGAACGGGGTGGAGTCGGCCCTAGTCCATGGGGTGCCGGATGCGCTGGTGCTGCCGGACGGGCGCAGCCTGCCGAAGGGGCTGGCCGGCGAAGGTCTGGTGGAGATTCAGGATGCGGGCTCCCAGACGATCGCACCGCTGCTGGATGTGGAGCCGGGGATGCGGGTGGTGGATGCGTGTGCCGGTGCCGGCGGGAAGACGCTGCATCTGGCCGCACTCATGCAAGGCAGGGGGGAGATCGTGGCGATGGATGTTTCGGCGGCGAAGCTCTCGGAGCTAAGGCGGCGGGCGGCCCGGGCGGGCACGCGGATCATCCGCACGGAAACTTGGCGGGAGGACACTCTGAAGCGCTATGCGGGTTGGGCGGACCGGGTGCTGATTGATGCTCCCTGCTCCGGGCTGGGAACTCTGCGGCGTCAGCCGGATCTGAAGTGGCGGCTATCGGAGGGGGCGCTGGAGAAGACGCGGCGACTGCAGCGGCGGCTGCTCGATCACTATCCGGGCCTGCTGCGGCCCGGCGGGAAATTCGTCTATGCGACCTGCTCGGTACTGCCCTCCGAGAATGAAGGGCAGATCGAGCTGCTGCGGGAGCGGGACGGGCGGTTCGCGGTGGAGGAAATCCGTAAAACTTCCCCCGCAGGGAGTGGCTGGGACGGGTTCTTCGCGGCGCGCTTGGCGGTCCCCTGA
- a CDS encoding NYN domain-containing protein, with the protein MEQLLIVDGHSAIFGIEALRELHHGPKRHLARHELIKALRDIGDRGEWKVVVVFDGRHTERGYEGGNEDGILIIYSKARETADAVIERLAARFAEKGDRVMVATNDGMVQLTATTFGAEAMRIEELEEWM; encoded by the coding sequence GTGGAGCAGCTTCTTATTGTGGACGGACATAGCGCGATCTTCGGGATCGAGGCACTGCGGGAACTGCACCACGGGCCGAAGCGGCATCTGGCGCGGCACGAGCTGATCAAGGCGCTGCGGGACATCGGGGACCGCGGGGAGTGGAAAGTGGTAGTGGTCTTCGACGGTCGGCACACGGAGCGCGGCTACGAGGGTGGAAACGAGGACGGGATCCTGATCATCTACTCCAAGGCACGGGAGACGGCGGATGCGGTGATCGAGCGGCTGGCGGCGCGCTTCGCGGAAAAGGGCGACCGGGTGATGGTGGCGACCAACGACGGGATGGTGCAACTGACGGCCACGACCTTCGGCGCGGAAGCGATGAGGATCGAGGAGCTGGAAGAGTGGATGTGA
- the pssA gene encoding CDP-diacylglycerol--serine O-phosphatidyltransferase, producing the protein MRQIDPNEPRIYFLPNAMTAGNLACGFFAVLTIFNGILEATTESGYDFAKAQPFYEKAILLIFASCIFDLLDGRLARLGGKESPFGREFDSLADVISFGMAPSMLMAKAVLLPIGDLGWWLACIYVLCGAIRLARFNCLAALPKSANVGTDFRGIPIPMAAGFISSLTYLIIYFNETDRNLGAWKYVLAGAMLGLSILMVSNVRYPSFKKVGWRTRATPLLIVSAVVTVIATVRYHHIMPAVLFSAYLLYGLAVRPFLSPKVTHEIEDVDDGPDETGETGPGESI; encoded by the coding sequence ATGCGCCAGATTGACCCTAACGAGCCGCGGATCTACTTCCTGCCGAATGCGATGACGGCGGGGAATCTCGCCTGCGGCTTCTTCGCGGTGCTGACGATCTTCAATGGCATCCTGGAGGCCACCACCGAGAGCGGCTATGATTTCGCGAAGGCCCAGCCCTTCTACGAGAAGGCGATCCTGCTGATCTTCGCCTCGTGTATCTTCGACCTTCTGGACGGAAGATTGGCACGTCTGGGGGGAAAGGAATCGCCCTTCGGCCGGGAGTTCGACTCGCTGGCGGACGTGATCTCCTTCGGCATGGCGCCATCGATGCTGATGGCGAAGGCGGTGCTGCTACCGATCGGTGATCTGGGATGGTGGCTGGCCTGCATTTACGTGCTCTGCGGGGCGATCCGTCTGGCCCGCTTCAACTGCTTGGCCGCGCTGCCGAAGTCGGCGAACGTGGGCACCGATTTCCGGGGGATTCCGATCCCGATGGCGGCGGGTTTCATCTCCTCGCTGACCTATCTGATCATCTATTTCAACGAGACCGACCGCAATCTGGGGGCATGGAAGTATGTGCTGGCCGGAGCAATGCTCGGACTCTCGATCCTGATGGTGAGCAACGTGCGCTACCCTAGCTTCAAGAAAGTGGGATGGCGGACACGGGCGACCCCGCTGTTGATCGTCTCCGCGGTGGTGACGGTGATCGCGACGGTACGATACCACCACATCATGCCGGCGGTGCTGTTCAGCGCCTATCTCCTGTATGGGCTGGCGGTGCGGCCCTTCCTCTCGCCGAAGGTCACGCATGAGATCGAAGATGTGGATGATGGTCCGGACGAGACAGGGGAAACGGGGCCTGGGGAATCCATTTGA
- a CDS encoding TPM domain-containing protein, with protein sequence MPAAYIGPMRCPYCSHPLAETAVECLHCHLTLDRATAILGAVPRISRGVCDTTGTLSKKEVQKIAKVGGKLAWTFPQISLHVLLHHFPQEHPFSLHVFWLFNCGGLSTESSRGENNHAILLAIDPRQGRSALTVGYGLEPFLSDEAMDHLLELSEPAWKNGHWTRGILDVIAGLDRLLENAALEVAAGFGLKAQAESGRGKEF encoded by the coding sequence GTGCCCGCCGCTTACATCGGCCCCATGCGCTGCCCCTATTGCAGTCACCCCCTCGCCGAAACCGCGGTGGAGTGCCTGCATTGCCATCTCACTCTCGACCGCGCCACCGCCATCCTCGGTGCCGTCCCCCGCATCAGCCGCGGCGTCTGCGATACCACCGGCACGCTCTCGAAGAAGGAGGTTCAAAAAATCGCCAAGGTCGGCGGCAAGCTCGCCTGGACCTTCCCCCAGATTTCGCTCCACGTCCTGCTCCACCACTTCCCGCAGGAGCATCCCTTCTCCCTCCACGTCTTCTGGCTCTTCAATTGCGGCGGCCTCTCCACCGAGTCCTCCCGCGGCGAGAATAACCACGCCATCCTCCTCGCCATCGATCCCCGCCAAGGCCGCTCCGCACTTACCGTCGGCTACGGCCTCGAGCCCTTCCTCAGCGACGAAGCGATGGACCATCTGCTGGAACTCTCCGAGCCCGCATGGAAAAACGGTCACTGGACCCGCGGGATCCTCGATGTCATCGCCGGCCTCGACCGTCTGTTAGAGAATGCCGCGCTCGAAGTCGCCGCTGGCTTCGGTCTCAAAGCACAGGCAGAATCCGGCCGCGGCAAGGAATTCTGA
- a CDS encoding class I SAM-dependent rRNA methyltransferase: MPGLIIAPRARIFHGHEWVYATEVKKSFGDPQPGDVITLKDFQDRSLGSAIYNPASQIVARRFSRRKQDLDAEFFLRRIQQSIDLRQRSGIDPTLARLVWSESDGMPGLIIDRYGPHVVVQTLTLAMRQRLDLIVAALQELVAPDSIILRNDSPVLKAEGIEQEITMVHGSNPGAFIVEANDLKFEIDLFDGQKTGLYLDQLQSHAEVAALAKGKRVLDCFTNQGGFALACAKAGAAKVTAVDISESACAAARRNAELNGLEIEVIGHNVFDFLKHASPDYDLIILDPPSFTRNKKTLMDAMRGYKEIHLRSLKLLDKGGILSTFCCSHHASRELFQSNLVDAAVDAKKSLRLLANHGQRPDHPVLLAIPETEYLKGITAELMAGR, from the coding sequence ATGCCCGGTCTTATCATCGCTCCCCGCGCCCGCATCTTCCACGGCCACGAGTGGGTCTACGCCACCGAAGTGAAGAAATCCTTCGGCGATCCCCAGCCGGGCGACGTCATCACGCTCAAGGACTTCCAAGACCGATCCCTCGGTAGCGCCATCTACAATCCCGCCTCCCAGATCGTCGCCCGCCGCTTCTCCCGCCGGAAACAGGACCTCGATGCCGAGTTCTTCCTCCGCCGCATCCAGCAGTCCATCGATCTCCGCCAGCGCTCCGGCATCGATCCCACCCTTGCCCGCCTCGTCTGGAGCGAATCCGATGGCATGCCCGGCCTCATCATCGACCGCTACGGCCCGCACGTCGTCGTCCAGACCCTCACCTTGGCCATGCGCCAGCGCCTCGATCTCATCGTCGCCGCGCTCCAGGAACTCGTCGCTCCGGACTCCATCATCCTCCGCAATGACTCCCCGGTCCTGAAGGCCGAGGGCATCGAGCAGGAAATCACCATGGTCCACGGCTCGAACCCCGGCGCCTTCATCGTCGAGGCAAACGACCTGAAGTTTGAGATCGACCTCTTCGACGGTCAGAAGACCGGCCTCTACCTTGACCAGCTCCAGTCCCATGCCGAAGTCGCCGCCCTCGCCAAGGGCAAGCGCGTCCTCGATTGCTTCACCAACCAAGGCGGCTTCGCCCTCGCCTGTGCCAAGGCCGGTGCCGCGAAAGTCACCGCCGTCGATATCTCCGAAAGCGCCTGCGCCGCCGCCCGCCGGAACGCCGAGCTGAACGGCCTCGAAATCGAAGTCATCGGCCACAATGTCTTCGACTTCCTCAAGCACGCCTCCCCGGATTACGACCTCATCATCCTCGATCCCCCTAGCTTCACGCGGAACAAGAAGACCCTCATGGACGCCATGCGCGGCTACAAGGAGATCCACCTCCGTTCCCTCAAGCTCTTGGATAAGGGCGGCATCCTCTCCACCTTCTGCTGCTCCCACCACGCCAGCCGCGAGCTCTTCCAATCGAACCTCGTCGATGCCGCCGTGGACGCGAAGAAGTCCCTGCGCCTCCTCGCCAACCACGGCCAGCGCCCCGACCACCCCGTCCTCCTCGCCATCCCGGAAACCGAGTATCTCAAAGGCATCACCGCCGAACTCATGGCCGGGCGCTGA
- a CDS encoding PF20097 family protein yields the protein MADSDNPYQTPQNTSAAPLSAVNCPNCGSPMQEGNVTGHIYWRTKGSPTGWRFFPRKRLTIFGGSFEFTLTTPRAPGHRCPSCGLAILQLKPNAV from the coding sequence ATGGCTGATTCCGACAACCCATATCAAACTCCTCAAAACACTTCCGCCGCCCCGCTCTCTGCAGTGAACTGCCCGAACTGCGGCAGTCCCATGCAGGAAGGGAATGTCACCGGCCACATCTACTGGAGAACCAAGGGCTCTCCGACCGGATGGCGCTTCTTCCCGAGGAAGCGCCTCACCATCTTCGGAGGATCCTTCGAGTTCACCCTCACCACGCCCCGCGCCCCCGGGCACCGCTGCCCCTCGTGCGGACTCGCCATCCTCCAACTCAAGCCGAATGCCGTTTAG